From the Ruminiclostridium josui JCM 17888 genome, one window contains:
- a CDS encoding ribosomal L7Ae/L30e/S12e/Gadd45 family protein, which yields MLDDLKHCKKAVGVKQSTKAVENGVASNVIIARDCEQRVVRGIIALCEEKSVPITYVDSMKQLGKACGIDVDAAVACILK from the coding sequence TTGTTGGATGATCTTAAACACTGTAAAAAGGCGGTTGGTGTCAAGCAATCCACCAAAGCCGTAGAAAACGGTGTCGCGTCAAATGTTATAATTGCGAGGGATTGTGAGCAGAGGGTCGTAAGAGGAATTATTGCGCTTTGTGAGGAAAAATCAGTTCCTATAACATATGTTGATTCAATGAAACAACTGGGAAAGGCTTGTGGAATTGACGTTGACGCTGCAGTTGCATGCATTTTAAAGTAG
- the rpsL gene encoding 30S ribosomal protein S12 has translation MPTFNQLVRKGRKVIEKKSTAPALQKGFNSKKKKPTDVSSPQKRGVCTVVKTSTPKKPNSALRKVARVRLTNGIEVTAYIPGIGHNLQEHSVVLIRGGRVKDLPGVRYHIVRGTLDTAGVAKRMQGRSKYGAKRPKAGAAK, from the coding sequence ATGCCAACATTTAATCAGCTGGTTAGAAAGGGCAGAAAAGTTATTGAAAAGAAATCAACTGCTCCAGCTCTCCAGAAGGGATTTAACTCAAAGAAGAAAAAGCCTACTGATGTAAGCAGCCCTCAAAAAAGAGGTGTTTGTACTGTTGTAAAGACTTCTACACCAAAGAAGCCTAACTCAGCACTTCGTAAAGTTGCCAGAGTTCGTCTTACAAATGGTATAGAAGTAACTGCATATATTCCTGGAATAGGACATAACCTACAGGAGCATAGCGTTGTTCTTATCAGAGGTGGAAGAGTTAAAGACTTGCCTGGTGTAAGGTACCATATTGTTAGAGGTACTCTTGACACTGCCGGAGTTGCCAAAAGAATGCAGGGCCGTTCAAAATACGGTGCAAAGCGTCCTAAGGCAGGTGCCGCTAAATAG
- the rpsG gene encoding 30S ribosomal protein S7, with protein sequence MPRKGHISKRDVLPDPMYGSKTVTKLINNVMYDGKKGIAQQICYDAFDIIREKTGRDPLEVFEEAMANIMPVLEVKARRVGGATYQVPMEVRPERRQTLGLRWLVDYSRKRGERTMRERLSGEILDAINNMGGAYKKKEDTHKMAEANRAFAHYRW encoded by the coding sequence GTGCCAAGAAAAGGTCATATTTCAAAAAGAGATGTTTTACCTGATCCAATGTATGGAAGCAAAACGGTTACTAAACTGATTAACAACGTAATGTATGATGGTAAAAAAGGTATTGCTCAGCAGATATGCTACGATGCTTTTGATATTATCAGAGAAAAAACCGGCAGAGATCCATTGGAAGTATTCGAAGAAGCCATGGCAAACATTATGCCAGTTCTCGAAGTAAAGGCTAGAAGAGTTGGTGGAGCGACATATCAGGTTCCTATGGAAGTTAGACCTGAAAGAAGACAAACTCTGGGCTTGAGATGGCTTGTTGATTATTCTCGCAAAAGAGGCGAGCGTACTATGAGGGAAAGACTTTCAGGAGAAATACTTGACGCTATCAACAATATGGGTGGAGCTTACAAGAAGAAGGAAGATACCCATAAGATGGCTGAAGCTAACAGAGCATTTGCTCATTATAGATGGTAA
- the fusA gene encoding elongation factor G gives MPRQFDLEHTRNIGIMAHIDAGKTTTTERILFYTGKVHKIGEVHEGAATMDWMEQEQERGITITSAATTAQWKGNRINIIDTPGHVDFTVEVERSLRVLDGSVTVFCAKGGVEPQSETVWRQADKYGVPRMAYVNKMDIMGADFYNVISMMKERLQCNAVPIQLPIGSEDSFIGMVDLVTMTAHIFKDDLGQVVEDQPIPDDMIEISKKYREILLESVAEQDEETMMKYLEGEELTVEEIKAGIRKATIAVKMIPVVCGSSYRNKGVQQMLDAVVDYMPSPVDIPAIKGISMDGDEEIERPADDNGPFAALAFKIMSDPYVGKLCFFRVYSGTLNSGSYVLNSTKNKRERIGRILQMHANHREEIQIVYSGDIAAAVGLKDTTTGDTLCEENNPVILESMEFPEPVIEVAIEPKTKAGQEKMGIALQKLAEEDPTFRVHTDPETGQTIIGGMGELHLDIIVDRMLREFKVEANVGNPQVSYKETIRKAVKSEMKYARQSGGKGQYGHCVIEIEPREPGSGYEFVNKITGGAIPKEYIGPIDAGIQEAMNSGVLAGYNVVDVRVTLVDGSYHEVDSSEMAFKIAGSMAFKDGCRKANPVLLEPIMRVDVSVPEEYMGDVMGGLNARRGRIEGMEARGGAQNIRAMVPLSEMFGYATALRSSTQGRGTFSMQTSHFEEVPKSIQEKVVSSRSSAE, from the coding sequence ATGCCCAGGCAATTTGATTTGGAACACACTAGAAATATCGGTATAATGGCTCATATTGATGCTGGTAAGACAACAACAACTGAGCGTATACTGTTTTATACAGGAAAAGTTCACAAAATCGGCGAAGTTCATGAAGGTGCTGCTACTATGGACTGGATGGAGCAGGAGCAGGAGAGAGGTATAACTATCACTTCTGCGGCTACTACCGCACAGTGGAAGGGTAACAGAATAAACATTATTGACACGCCGGGGCACGTTGACTTCACTGTTGAAGTTGAAAGATCTCTTCGTGTACTCGATGGTTCGGTGACGGTTTTCTGTGCAAAGGGCGGTGTTGAACCTCAATCTGAAACAGTTTGGAGACAGGCTGATAAGTATGGAGTTCCCCGTATGGCATATGTAAATAAAATGGATATAATGGGAGCTGATTTTTACAATGTAATTTCTATGATGAAAGAGAGATTGCAGTGTAATGCAGTACCTATACAATTACCAATAGGCAGTGAAGATAGCTTTATTGGTATGGTTGATTTGGTTACTATGACTGCTCATATATTTAAAGATGATTTAGGTCAAGTAGTTGAAGATCAGCCTATCCCTGACGATATGATTGAGATTTCAAAGAAATATCGTGAAATATTACTGGAATCAGTTGCTGAACAAGATGAAGAGACTATGATGAAATACCTTGAAGGTGAGGAACTCACTGTTGAGGAAATAAAGGCCGGGATCAGAAAGGCTACTATTGCTGTTAAAATGATACCCGTAGTCTGTGGTTCATCATACAGAAATAAAGGCGTACAACAGATGCTTGATGCAGTTGTTGATTATATGCCATCACCAGTTGATATCCCTGCAATAAAGGGTATTTCAATGGACGGTGACGAAGAGATTGAAAGACCTGCAGATGACAATGGTCCATTTGCAGCACTTGCGTTTAAGATTATGAGTGACCCATATGTTGGTAAACTCTGCTTCTTTAGAGTATACTCAGGAACATTGAACTCAGGTTCTTACGTTCTTAACTCTACAAAGAATAAGAGAGAAAGAATCGGAAGAATTCTTCAGATGCATGCAAATCATAGAGAAGAAATACAGATAGTTTACTCAGGAGATATTGCAGCTGCTGTTGGTCTTAAAGATACAACAACAGGAGATACTCTTTGCGAAGAAAACAATCCTGTAATTCTTGAATCAATGGAATTCCCTGAGCCTGTTATAGAAGTTGCCATAGAACCTAAAACTAAGGCAGGACAGGAAAAGATGGGTATCGCTCTCCAGAAGCTGGCTGAAGAAGATCCTACATTTAGAGTTCACACTGACCCTGAAACCGGACAAACTATTATCGGTGGTATGGGAGAACTTCATCTTGATATTATCGTTGATAGAATGTTGAGAGAATTCAAGGTTGAAGCTAATGTTGGTAACCCACAGGTTTCTTACAAAGAAACTATTCGTAAGGCTGTTAAGTCTGAAATGAAATATGCTAGACAGTCAGGTGGTAAAGGTCAATATGGTCACTGCGTAATCGAAATTGAACCAAGAGAACCAGGTTCCGGTTATGAATTCGTAAATAAGATTACTGGTGGTGCTATTCCTAAGGAATACATCGGTCCAATAGACGCAGGTATTCAGGAAGCTATGAATTCAGGTGTTCTTGCTGGATATAACGTTGTTGACGTTAGAGTTACTCTTGTTGATGGTTCATACCATGAAGTCGATTCATCTGAAATGGCGTTTAAGATTGCTGGTTCAATGGCATTCAAGGATGGTTGCAGAAAAGCAAATCCTGTTCTCCTTGAACCAATCATGAGAGTTGACGTTAGCGTTCCTGAGGAATACATGGGAGACGTTATGGGAGGCCTTAACGCAAGAAGAGGACGTATCGAAGGTATGGAAGCACGTGGCGGAGCTCAGAACATAAGAGCAATGGTTCCACTATCCGAGATGTTCGGATATGCTACTGCACTTCGTTCCTCAACACAGGGAAGAGGTACATTCTCCATGCAGACAAGCCACTTCGAAGAAGTGCCTAAGAGTATTCAGGAGAAGGTTGTTTCCAGCAGAAGCAGTGCCGAGTAA
- the tuf gene encoding elongation factor Tu produces MAKAKFERNKPHVNIGTIGHVDHGKTSLTAAITKVLGFLGRAEYKAYDQIDAAPEERERGITINTAHVEYETETRHYAHVDCPGHADYVKNMITGAAQMDGAILVVSAADGPMPQTREHILLSHQVGVPYIIVFLNKCDMVDDEELIELVEMEVRELLNSYEFPGDDTPIIRGSALVALECNSTDINAPEYAPIVELMAEVDKYIPTPQRATDKPFIMPVEDVFSITGRGTVATGRVEKGVVKVGDEVEIVGLMDAPKKTVVTGVEMFRKLLDQAEAGDNIGALLRGIQRNEIERGQVLAKPGSIKPHTYFEGQVYVLTAAEGGRHKPFFNGYRPQFYFRTTDVTGVIEIPEGTEMVMPGDHITMKIKLITPIAMEEGLKFAIREGGRTVGAGNVSKIIE; encoded by the coding sequence ATGGCTAAGGCTAAATTCGAAAGAAACAAACCCCACGTTAATATCGGAACAATCGGTCACGTTGACCATGGTAAGACTTCTTTAACAGCTGCTATCACTAAGGTTCTTGGATTCCTCGGAAGAGCTGAATACAAGGCATATGACCAAATTGATGCTGCTCCAGAAGAAAGAGAAAGAGGAATTACAATCAATACTGCTCACGTTGAGTATGAAACTGAAACAAGACACTACGCTCACGTTGACTGCCCAGGCCATGCTGACTATGTTAAGAACATGATCACTGGTGCTGCTCAGATGGACGGTGCTATCCTTGTTGTTTCTGCTGCTGATGGCCCAATGCCTCAGACAAGAGAACACATTCTTCTTTCACACCAGGTTGGTGTTCCTTACATCATCGTATTCTTGAACAAGTGCGATATGGTTGATGATGAAGAACTTATCGAATTGGTTGAAATGGAAGTTAGAGAACTGTTGAATTCATATGAATTCCCAGGTGATGATACTCCAATCATCAGAGGTTCAGCTCTCGTTGCACTCGAATGTAATTCAACTGATATAAACGCTCCTGAGTATGCTCCAATCGTTGAGCTTATGGCAGAGGTTGACAAGTATATCCCAACTCCTCAAAGAGCTACTGACAAGCCATTTATCATGCCTGTAGAAGATGTTTTCTCAATCACAGGTCGTGGTACTGTTGCTACTGGTAGAGTTGAGAAGGGTGTTGTTAAGGTTGGAGACGAAGTTGAAATCGTTGGTTTGATGGATGCTCCAAAGAAGACTGTTGTTACTGGTGTTGAAATGTTCAGAAAGCTTCTTGATCAAGCTGAAGCTGGTGATAACATAGGTGCACTTTTAAGAGGTATTCAGAGAAACGAAATCGAAAGAGGCCAGGTTCTCGCTAAGCCAGGTTCAATTAAACCTCACACTTACTTCGAAGGACAGGTTTACGTTTTGACTGCTGCTGAAGGTGGAAGACATAAGCCATTCTTCAATGGTTACAGACCACAGTTCTATTTCAGAACAACTGACGTTACAGGTGTTATTGAAATTCCAGAAGGAACAGAAATGGTTATGCCTGGTGACCACATCACTATGAAGATCAAATTGATCACTCCTATCGCTATGGAAGAAGGACTCAAGTTCGCTATCCGTGAAGGTGGTAGAACAGTTGGTGCTGGTAACGTTTCAAAGATTATCGAATAA
- a CDS encoding flavodoxin domain-containing protein, with protein sequence MIEIKKNIYWCGIRDWGLSVFHGHELSTHRGSSYNSYIIRDEKTVLIDTVWDPYKEQFVEDLDKSVGLSNIDAIVINHVEPDHGGSLGLLMSKIPNTPIYCTKNGSEIIKKYFGQDWNFKIVKTGDTLDLGEYKLNFVDMQMIHWPDSMLEYVEGAKLVISNDAFGQHYCGTAMFNDQVDTCELYQEAIKYYANILTPFRPLIKKKIEQISSLNLDIDMIAPSHGVIWRDNPSQIITKYAEWADPSYNEGYAAIIYDTMYHTTRAMAEAIGRGFEEEGISYRIINAATRDKSDLNVEIFKANAVIIGSCTVNNTVTRPIAALLEEIKSLKFKDKLAAGFGSYGWSGEAHKKISKDLGDAGLTICAEPLGFRYKLSGPEVEQCVEMGRNIARQLKAK encoded by the coding sequence ATGATAGAAATCAAGAAGAATATATACTGGTGTGGAATAAGAGACTGGGGCCTAAGTGTTTTTCATGGACATGAGCTGTCAACTCATAGGGGATCTTCATACAATTCATATATTATAAGAGATGAAAAGACAGTACTTATTGATACTGTTTGGGATCCGTACAAGGAGCAATTTGTAGAGGACTTGGACAAGAGTGTAGGACTGTCAAATATAGATGCAATTGTTATTAACCACGTTGAGCCTGACCATGGAGGAAGTCTCGGGCTTTTGATGAGCAAAATTCCAAATACTCCTATTTATTGTACAAAAAACGGTTCTGAAATTATTAAAAAGTATTTTGGACAAGATTGGAATTTTAAAATTGTAAAAACCGGAGATACTCTGGACTTAGGAGAATATAAGCTGAATTTTGTTGACATGCAGATGATCCATTGGCCTGACAGTATGCTTGAGTATGTTGAAGGCGCCAAATTAGTTATATCCAATGACGCTTTTGGTCAACACTATTGCGGAACCGCTATGTTCAATGATCAGGTTGATACCTGTGAGCTTTATCAGGAAGCAATAAAGTATTATGCGAATATTCTTACTCCTTTCAGGCCTCTTATAAAGAAAAAAATAGAGCAAATATCCTCTTTAAATCTTGATATTGACATGATTGCACCTAGCCATGGTGTTATTTGGAGAGATAATCCATCCCAGATTATCACAAAATATGCTGAGTGGGCTGACCCTAGCTATAATGAAGGGTATGCAGCAATTATTTACGATACAATGTACCATACTACCAGGGCCATGGCTGAAGCAATAGGACGAGGCTTTGAAGAAGAAGGAATAAGCTACAGAATAATCAATGCTGCTACAAGAGACAAGAGTGATTTAAATGTTGAGATTTTTAAGGCAAATGCCGTTATCATAGGAAGTTGTACTGTTAACAATACTGTTACAAGACCAATAGCAGCATTGTTGGAGGAAATTAAGTCATTAAAATTTAAGGATAAGCTTGCTGCAGGATTCGGCTCATATGGCTGGAGCGGTGAGGCACACAAGAAAATAAGTAAAGATCTTGGTGACGCAGGTTTAACCATTTGTGCGGAACCACTGGGCTTTAGATACAAACTATCAGGGCCGGAAGTTGAGCAGTGTGTAGAAATGGGACGCAACATTGCCAGACAGCTTAAAGCAAAATAA
- a CDS encoding iron-sulfur cluster assembly scaffold protein produces MNYSHEVENMCVVKKGPNHGPAPIPEEGKWVKAKEIKDISGLSHGIGWCAPQQGCCKLTLNVKEGIVEEALVETLGCSGMTHSAAMAAEILQGKTILECLNTDLVCDAINVAMREIFKQLVYGRTQSAFSEDGLPIGAGLEDLGKGLRSQVGTIFATNAKGVRYLEMAEGYILNIGLDSDNEVIGYKFVHLGKMMDMIKKGVDPKEAYEKNIGTYGRFAEAAKVIDPRHE; encoded by the coding sequence ATGAACTACTCACATGAAGTTGAAAATATGTGTGTTGTAAAAAAAGGTCCTAATCACGGTCCTGCTCCAATACCTGAAGAAGGCAAATGGGTAAAGGCAAAAGAAATTAAGGATATTTCCGGTTTGTCACATGGTATAGGCTGGTGTGCACCTCAGCAGGGATGCTGTAAACTCACATTAAACGTTAAGGAAGGTATAGTTGAAGAGGCTCTTGTTGAAACACTCGGCTGCTCAGGTATGACTCACTCAGCAGCTATGGCCGCTGAAATTCTCCAAGGAAAAACCATTCTTGAATGTTTAAATACTGACTTGGTTTGCGACGCTATAAACGTTGCAATGAGAGAAATATTTAAGCAGTTGGTATATGGCAGAACACAGTCTGCTTTCTCAGAAGACGGTCTTCCAATCGGTGCAGGTCTTGAAGACCTTGGTAAAGGTTTACGTTCACAGGTTGGTACAATATTTGCTACTAATGCAAAGGGTGTTAGATACCTTGAAATGGCTGAAGGTTACATATTGAACATAGGACTGGATAGCGATAATGAAGTTATCGGTTACAAGTTCGTACACCTCGGAAAAATGATGGACATGATTAAGAAGGGTGTAGATCCTAAGGAAGCTTACGAAAAGAATATAGGCACTTACGGCAGATTTGCTGAAGCAGCTAAAGTAATAGATCCTAGACACGAATAA
- a CDS encoding GGGtGRT protein, which produces MVRFEGYERRIAQIEKCLAEYGFKSLEEVKDFCTSKGIDVDSIVRGIQPIAFENAVWAYTLGCGVALKKGIKNASEAAEAIGIGLQAFCIPGSVADSRKVGLGHGNLAAKLLKEDTKCFCFLAGHESFAAAEGAIGIAKTANKVRKEPLQVILNGLGKDAAFIISRINGFTYVETDYDFSTNTLKVVRTKAYSDGDKAKVRVYGANDVLEGVAIMIHENVDVSITGNSTNPTRFQHLVAGTYKKWSYENGKNYFSVASGGGTGRTLHPDNMAAGPASYGLTDSMGRMHGDAQFAGSSSVPAHVEMMGLIGAGNNPMVGMTVAVAVAIEEAAK; this is translated from the coding sequence GTGGTTAGATTTGAAGGTTATGAAAGAAGAATAGCTCAAATAGAGAAATGTTTAGCTGAGTATGGATTTAAGAGTCTTGAGGAAGTTAAGGACTTCTGTACTTCGAAAGGAATAGATGTAGATTCAATCGTTAGAGGCATACAGCCAATTGCATTTGAAAATGCAGTTTGGGCATACACTCTTGGTTGTGGTGTTGCACTTAAAAAAGGTATTAAAAATGCTTCAGAAGCCGCAGAAGCAATCGGTATCGGATTGCAGGCTTTCTGTATCCCAGGTTCAGTTGCAGATTCAAGAAAAGTTGGTTTAGGCCACGGAAATCTTGCTGCAAAACTTCTTAAGGAAGATACTAAGTGTTTCTGCTTCTTGGCAGGTCACGAATCCTTTGCAGCAGCTGAAGGTGCTATTGGTATAGCAAAGACAGCAAACAAAGTTAGAAAAGAACCACTTCAAGTTATACTGAATGGTCTCGGTAAGGATGCTGCATTTATTATTTCAAGAATTAACGGTTTTACATATGTTGAAACTGACTATGATTTCTCAACTAACACTCTTAAGGTTGTTAGAACAAAAGCTTACTCTGATGGAGATAAAGCAAAGGTTAGAGTATATGGTGCAAACGATGTTCTTGAAGGTGTAGCTATTATGATACATGAAAATGTTGATGTTTCCATCACTGGTAACTCAACTAACCCAACAAGATTCCAGCACTTAGTTGCAGGTACATATAAGAAATGGTCTTATGAAAATGGTAAGAACTACTTCTCTGTCGCTTCAGGTGGAGGAACAGGTAGAACACTGCATCCTGACAATATGGCTGCAGGACCTGCTTCATATGGTTTAACAGATTCAATGGGTAGAATGCATGGAGATGCTCAGTTTGCTGGATCATCTTCAGTTCCTGCTCACGTTGAAATGATGGGTCTTATCGGTGCAGGTAACAACCCAATGGTTGGTATGACTGTTGCAGTAGCGGTTGCTATTGAAGAAGCTGCGAAATAA
- a CDS encoding CtsR family transcriptional regulator, with product MASLSDLIEAFIKQMMADTDGSIELQRNELANQFNCVPSQINYVISTRFTLDRGYYVESRRGGGGHVKIKRVNVNIPGNYLMHIISSMGSSISQQSAEVFINNFVDYEVISEREGFLMKAAVSDKILGGLSMPERDVIRASLLKNMIMSLLV from the coding sequence GTGGCAAGTTTAAGTGATTTGATTGAGGCTTTTATAAAGCAAATGATGGCGGACACAGACGGGTCAATTGAACTGCAACGTAATGAACTTGCAAATCAGTTCAATTGTGTTCCGTCTCAGATTAACTATGTAATATCTACAAGGTTTACTTTGGACAGAGGATATTATGTTGAGAGTAGAAGAGGCGGTGGGGGACATGTAAAAATAAAACGAGTTAATGTCAATATACCTGGCAATTACCTGATGCATATTATATCCTCCATGGGCTCAAGTATATCTCAGCAATCGGCGGAAGTCTTTATAAACAATTTTGTAGACTATGAGGTTATAAGCGAAAGAGAAGGTTTTTTGATGAAAGCAGCTGTAAGCGATAAAATTCTTGGTGGGTTGTCTATGCCGGAAAGAGATGTTATTAGGGCATCGTTACTTAAAAATATGATTATGAGCTTACTGGTTTAG
- a CDS encoding UvrB/UvrC motif-containing protein, translating to MLCQNCQQRTANVHFTQIKNNTKLDLYLCEECAQEMSQQDFISPFGFNDLFSGLFGAQLKQGSSLKLKCKNCGMEYDEFLKTSRLGCTHCYKAFADKLDPIVKRLHGNGEHHGKVPTRVSSNVNINSEIDKLKKLLNEAVKDEKYEEAAKIRDRIKSLEVGE from the coding sequence ATGCTTTGCCAGAATTGTCAGCAGAGAACTGCTAATGTGCATTTTACTCAGATAAAAAATAACACAAAGTTGGATTTATATCTTTGTGAAGAATGTGCACAGGAAATGAGCCAGCAGGATTTTATTTCTCCTTTTGGCTTTAACGACTTGTTTAGTGGATTATTTGGGGCTCAACTGAAACAGGGGTCCAGCCTAAAGCTAAAATGCAAGAACTGCGGAATGGAGTATGATGAATTTCTGAAAACATCAAGGTTGGGGTGCACCCATTGTTATAAGGCATTTGCAGATAAACTGGACCCTATAGTTAAAAGACTGCACGGCAATGGGGAACATCATGGAAAGGTTCCCACTAGGGTAAGCAGTAATGTAAATATTAATAGTGAAATAGATAAGCTTAAAAAACTTTTAAATGAAGCTGTTAAAGATGAGAAATATGAAGAAGCCGCAAAAATTCGAGACAGGATAAAAAGTCTGGAGGTGGGAGAATGA
- a CDS encoding protein arginine kinase has protein sequence MSKIPAEKGPEFDIAVSSRVRLARNFADIPFPAKMNVKHQADLIKRMQEIMSGFTVYGKLMFADMSTLHPVDRISLMERHLISPELAESKENSGAFINENENVSIMVNEEDHLRVQSIFPGIQLEKAYKVCDEIDSLIAEKADYAFDDKYGYLTSCPTNIGTGLRASVMLHLPALVMTGYMKSILESCNKVGVTVRGIYGENSEAVGDMFQVSNQVTLGRKEEETIASIDGICKQIIDREKALRLQLYKKNIYRFEDRIFRSYGILQNARILSSQESFKLLSDVRLGVSMGIIKDIDIITINDAMVLSQPATLQKMAGKPLEQDERDVKRAELIRMKIAK, from the coding sequence ATGAGTAAAATACCTGCAGAAAAAGGTCCGGAGTTTGATATTGCAGTTTCAAGCAGGGTAAGGCTGGCAAGAAACTTTGCTGATATTCCTTTTCCAGCAAAAATGAATGTAAAGCATCAGGCTGATTTAATTAAAAGAATGCAGGAAATAATGTCAGGATTCACAGTTTATGGTAAGCTAATGTTTGCAGACATGAGTACTTTACATCCGGTAGACAGAATTTCACTGATGGAAAGACACCTTATTAGTCCTGAACTTGCTGAGAGTAAGGAAAACAGTGGGGCATTTATAAATGAAAACGAAAATGTAAGCATAATGGTAAATGAAGAGGATCACTTACGAGTTCAGTCGATTTTTCCAGGAATACAGCTTGAAAAGGCGTACAAGGTGTGTGACGAAATTGATTCTCTTATAGCTGAAAAAGCCGACTATGCTTTTGACGATAAGTATGGATACCTTACAAGCTGTCCCACAAATATCGGTACTGGGTTGAGGGCATCGGTAATGCTGCACTTGCCTGCACTAGTCATGACAGGATATATGAAATCCATATTGGAAAGCTGTAATAAAGTTGGGGTAACTGTCAGGGGAATATATGGAGAGAACAGCGAAGCGGTAGGCGATATGTTTCAGGTATCAAATCAGGTGACACTTGGAAGAAAGGAAGAAGAAACTATTGCCAGTATCGATGGTATATGTAAGCAAATAATTGACAGAGAAAAGGCATTAAGACTTCAGCTTTATAAGAAAAACATATATAGATTTGAGGATAGGATATTCAGGTCATATGGAATTCTTCAAAATGCAAGAATTCTTTCGTCCCAGGAATCCTTCAAACTCCTTTCTGATGTAAGACTAGGGGTAAGTATGGGAATAATTAAAGATATAGATATAATAACGATTAACGATGCTATGGTGTTGTCACAGCCTGCAACACTGCAAAAAATGGCAGGTAAACCCCTTGAACAAGATGAAAGAGATGTGAAGAGGGCTGAACTTATCAGAATGAAAATTGCAAAATAA